A single window of Triplophysa rosa linkage group LG2, Trosa_1v2, whole genome shotgun sequence DNA harbors:
- the gtf3aa gene encoding general transcription factor IIIAa isoform X2, producing the protein MHETNNKPSGTFICSFPDCQASYNKAWKLEAHLCKHTGEPFKCEYNDCSKSFCTKYHLARHTLTHTGDRPYKCTEDGCNAGFTTNANLKKHVSRIHRQETKPYTCTFEGCGRAFKKNNQLKTHECTHTLLLPYLCSYEGCERRFSQQAKLKRHEKVHQGYSCTAEGCTFVAMNWTEMTKHKKVHKVRVQCDECKKTFRDVWFLRHHQRVHSEERLVFHCPRDGCTRSYTTTFNLQSHILSFHEDQRLFICSHPVCGKSFSMKQSLERHTVVHDPEKKKQKKPRPKRSLASRLSGHKPNKKRQTQTSSSNEASVPQVGQSETSTKLQPVNQTDSGSQATGKSDVTESKSLTSLQPIPLKSICSELSATVHPAVHLLEPLLL; encoded by the exons ATGCACGAAACTAACAATAAACCCAGCGGAACGTTTATATGTTCGTTTCCCGACTGTCAAGCGTCGTACAACAAAGCGTGGAAACTAGAAGCGCATCTGTGTAAACACACAGGAGAG CCCTTTAAATGCGAGTATAATGACTGCAGCAAATCATTCTGCACGAAGTATCATCTCGCTCGTCATACGCTGACACATACCGGCGACAGACCGTACAA ATGCACGGAGGACGGGTGCAATGCAGGATTCACCACAAACGCCAACCTGAAGAAACACGTTTCACGTATTCACAGACAGGAGACGAAACCGTACACA TGTACGTTCGAAGGATGCGGCAGGGCGTTCAAGAAAAATAACCAGCTGAAGACTCACGAGTGTACACACACCCTCCTCCTGCCGTACCT ATGTTCTTATGAAGGCTGCGAGAGACGGTTCTCACAACAGGCTAAACTGAAACGGCATGAGAAAGTACACCAGG GTTATTCCTGTACGGCCGAGGGCTGCACGTTTGTGGCGATGAACTGGACAGAGATGACGAAGCACAAGAAAGTTCACAAGG tcAGAGTACAGTGCGACGAGTGTAAGAAAACGTTCAGAGACGTCTGGTTCCTGCGGCACCATCAGCGCGTTCATTCTGAAGAACGTTTGGTGTTCCACTGTCCCAGAGACGGATGTACACGCTCGTACACGACCACCTTTAACCTACAAAGCCACATTCTGTCCTTCCATGAAGATCAGCGCTTATTCATCTGCTCGCATCCCGTCTGCGGCAAATCCTTTTCCATGAAG CAAAGTTTAGAGCGCCATACCGTGGTTCATGACCCTGAAAAGAAGAAACAG AAAAAGCCCCGCCCAAAACGCTCTCTGGCATCTCGTCTGAGCGGCCACAAACCAAACAAGAAGCgtcaaacacaaacatcatcatCAAATGAAGCATCAGTGCCACAGGTTGGCCAGTCAGAGACGAGTACAAAACTTCAACCAGTTAATCAAACCGATTCCGGAAGTCAGGCTACAGGAAAATCAGATGTCACAGAATCAAAGAGTTTAACAAGTTTACAGCCCATTCCATTGAAATCCATCTGTTCTGAACTCAGTGCCACTGTACATCCGGCGGTTCACCTTTTAGAGCCCCTCTTGTTGTAG
- the mtif3 gene encoding translation initiation factor IF-3, mitochondrial: MSLGFLRFVLSQALSRRPLRPVSHITVLSSALRPAWGHHTISPYQRVSFCTDAESVDVADHPKETKKLDPRARVTFSSVGRKIGQRHIQLLGEDGEELGTVHRAEVVRMMDQTGLKLVAINENSDPPLYRLMKGKQIHEEQMRLRETQKAKTGPVQSKELNFSSDISLHDLETKLRQVVSWLEKKNHVRLTIKAGADRSTPLDEVLTQMVERITVPVGFVSKPTVVRGGRAAMCVLRLASAKELRQKATDTSNKTVQRDPDTPTSATEKPKDSK; encoded by the exons ATGTCTCTGggattcctgaggtttgttttgagTCAGGCACTGAGCCGCCGTCCTCTTCGACCCGTCAGCCACATCACTGTACTTTCATCAGCCCTCAGGCCTGCATGGGGTCACCACACCATCTCACCCTACCAGCGTGTTTCCTTCTGCACAGATGCTGAGAGTGTCGATGTGGCCGATCACCCAAAGGAGACTAAAAAGCTGGACCCAAGAGCACGAGTCACTTTTAGCAGCGTGGGTAGGAAGATCGGCCAGCGGCACATACAATTATTGGGTGAGGATGGTGAGGAGTTGGGCACGGTGCACCGCGCTGAAGTGGTTCGAATGATGGACCAAACGGGACTAAAGCTTGTtgccataaatgaaaattctgatcCTCCATTATACAGACTGATGAAAGGCAAACAGATACATGAAGAGCAGATGAGACTCAGGGAGACACAGAAAGCCAAGACAG GCCCTGTCCAGTCAAAGGAGTTGAATTTCTCCTCTGATATTTCTCTTCATGATTTGGAGACTAAACTGCGGCAGGTTGTCAGCTGGCTGGAGAAGAAGAATCACGTCAGACTCACGATCAAAGCTGGAGCTGACAGAAGCACACCTTTG GATGAAGTCTTGACTCAGATGGTGGAGAGGATAACAGTGCCTGTCGGGTTTGTATCAAAACCCACAGTGGTTCGTGGGGGTCGTGCTGCCATGTGTGTCCTCCGCCTCGCTTCTGCTAAAGAACTGCGGCAGAAGGCGACAGACACTTCAAACAAGACTGTACAGCGAGACCCGGACACGCCAACATCTGCCACAGAGAAACCAAAAGACTCGAAGTAA
- the gtf3aa gene encoding general transcription factor IIIAa isoform X1, producing the protein MHETNNKPSGTFICSFPDCQASYNKAWKLEAHLCKHTGEKPFKCEYNDCSKSFCTKYHLARHTLTHTGDRPYKCTEDGCNAGFTTNANLKKHVSRIHRQETKPYTCTFEGCGRAFKKNNQLKTHECTHTLLLPYLCSYEGCERRFSQQAKLKRHEKVHQGYSCTAEGCTFVAMNWTEMTKHKKVHKVRVQCDECKKTFRDVWFLRHHQRVHSEERLVFHCPRDGCTRSYTTTFNLQSHILSFHEDQRLFICSHPVCGKSFSMKQSLERHTVVHDPEKKKQKKPRPKRSLASRLSGHKPNKKRQTQTSSSNEASVPQVGQSETSTKLQPVNQTDSGSQATGKSDVTESKSLTSLQPIPLKSICSELSATVHPAVHLLEPLLL; encoded by the exons ATGCACGAAACTAACAATAAACCCAGCGGAACGTTTATATGTTCGTTTCCCGACTGTCAAGCGTCGTACAACAAAGCGTGGAAACTAGAAGCGCATCTGTGTAAACACACAGGAGAG aaGCCCTTTAAATGCGAGTATAATGACTGCAGCAAATCATTCTGCACGAAGTATCATCTCGCTCGTCATACGCTGACACATACCGGCGACAGACCGTACAA ATGCACGGAGGACGGGTGCAATGCAGGATTCACCACAAACGCCAACCTGAAGAAACACGTTTCACGTATTCACAGACAGGAGACGAAACCGTACACA TGTACGTTCGAAGGATGCGGCAGGGCGTTCAAGAAAAATAACCAGCTGAAGACTCACGAGTGTACACACACCCTCCTCCTGCCGTACCT ATGTTCTTATGAAGGCTGCGAGAGACGGTTCTCACAACAGGCTAAACTGAAACGGCATGAGAAAGTACACCAGG GTTATTCCTGTACGGCCGAGGGCTGCACGTTTGTGGCGATGAACTGGACAGAGATGACGAAGCACAAGAAAGTTCACAAGG tcAGAGTACAGTGCGACGAGTGTAAGAAAACGTTCAGAGACGTCTGGTTCCTGCGGCACCATCAGCGCGTTCATTCTGAAGAACGTTTGGTGTTCCACTGTCCCAGAGACGGATGTACACGCTCGTACACGACCACCTTTAACCTACAAAGCCACATTCTGTCCTTCCATGAAGATCAGCGCTTATTCATCTGCTCGCATCCCGTCTGCGGCAAATCCTTTTCCATGAAG CAAAGTTTAGAGCGCCATACCGTGGTTCATGACCCTGAAAAGAAGAAACAG AAAAAGCCCCGCCCAAAACGCTCTCTGGCATCTCGTCTGAGCGGCCACAAACCAAACAAGAAGCgtcaaacacaaacatcatcatCAAATGAAGCATCAGTGCCACAGGTTGGCCAGTCAGAGACGAGTACAAAACTTCAACCAGTTAATCAAACCGATTCCGGAAGTCAGGCTACAGGAAAATCAGATGTCACAGAATCAAAGAGTTTAACAAGTTTACAGCCCATTCCATTGAAATCCATCTGTTCTGAACTCAGTGCCACTGTACATCCGGCGGTTCACCTTTTAGAGCCCCTCTTGTTGTAG